The proteins below are encoded in one region of Mycobacterium pseudokansasii:
- the katG gene encoding catalase/peroxidase HPI: MSSDTSESRPPHPDTNTASTSESENPAIPSPKPKTHAPLTNRDWWPDQIDVSMLHPNPPAASPLGADFDYASEFAKLDVDALKADLVEVMTTSQDWWPADYGHYGGLFIRMSWHAAGTYRIHDGRGGGGQGLQRFAPLNSWPDNASLDKARRLLWPVKKKHGNKISWADLIIFAGNVALESMGFKTFGFGFGREDVWEPEEILWGEEDEWLGTDKRYSGERNLAQPYGATTMGLIYVNPEGPEGKPDPIAAAIDIRETFGRMAMNDEETAALIVGGHSFGKTHGRGDPELVGPEPEAAPIEQQGLGWKSSYGSGKGKDAMTSGLEVVWTPTPTKWDNSFLATLYGYEWELTKSPAGAWQFTAKDGAGAGVIPDPFGGPGRAPTMLVTDISLRESPIYRDITRRWLDHPEELQEAFAKAWYKLLHRDMGPISRYLGPWVAEPQLWQDPVPAVDHELVDDQDVAALKSKVLESGLSVPQLVKTAWSAAGGFRRTDKRGGANGGRLRLEPQKSWEANEPAELQKVLPVLERIQQEFNGSASGGKKISLADLIVLAGSAAVEKAAKDAGYEISVHFAPGRTDASQENTDVESFAVLEPRADGFRNYVRPGEKAPLEHLLVERAYLLGVTAPEMTVLVGGLRALGANHGGSTHGVFTDRPGALTNDFFVNLLDMGTEWKASEAAENVYEGHDRATGALKWTATANDLVFGSNSVLRALAEVYAQDDNAGKFVEDFVAAWVKVMNNDRFDLV; the protein is encoded by the coding sequence GTGTCATCCGATACATCCGAAAGCCGCCCGCCGCACCCGGATACGAACACGGCGAGCACCAGTGAGAGCGAAAACCCGGCGATCCCGTCGCCCAAGCCCAAGACCCATGCACCGCTGACGAACCGGGACTGGTGGCCCGACCAGATCGACGTGTCGATGCTGCATCCGAACCCCCCGGCGGCCAGCCCGCTGGGCGCGGACTTCGACTACGCCAGCGAGTTCGCCAAACTCGACGTCGACGCGCTCAAGGCAGACCTTGTCGAGGTGATGACCACCTCGCAGGACTGGTGGCCCGCCGACTACGGCCACTACGGCGGCCTGTTCATCCGGATGAGCTGGCACGCCGCGGGCACCTACCGCATTCACGACGGCCGCGGGGGCGGTGGCCAGGGCCTGCAGCGGTTCGCCCCGCTCAACAGCTGGCCGGACAACGCGAGCCTGGACAAGGCCCGCCGGCTGCTGTGGCCGGTCAAGAAAAAGCACGGGAACAAGATCTCCTGGGCGGACCTGATCATCTTCGCCGGCAACGTCGCCCTGGAATCGATGGGATTCAAGACCTTCGGCTTCGGCTTCGGCCGCGAAGACGTCTGGGAGCCCGAAGAAATCCTCTGGGGCGAGGAGGACGAATGGTTGGGCACCGACAAGCGCTACTCGGGCGAACGTAACCTTGCCCAGCCCTACGGCGCCACCACGATGGGCCTGATCTACGTCAACCCCGAAGGGCCCGAGGGCAAGCCGGATCCGATCGCCGCGGCGATCGACATCCGCGAGACGTTCGGCCGGATGGCCATGAACGACGAGGAGACGGCTGCCCTGATCGTGGGTGGGCACAGCTTCGGCAAGACCCACGGGCGCGGCGATCCCGAGCTGGTCGGTCCCGAGCCGGAGGCCGCCCCGATCGAGCAACAGGGGCTGGGCTGGAAGAGCTCCTACGGCAGCGGCAAGGGCAAGGACGCCATGACCAGCGGCCTGGAGGTCGTCTGGACACCCACCCCGACCAAGTGGGACAACAGCTTCCTGGCGACCCTGTACGGCTACGAGTGGGAGCTGACCAAGAGCCCCGCCGGAGCCTGGCAGTTCACCGCCAAAGACGGCGCCGGCGCCGGCGTGATCCCGGACCCGTTCGGCGGACCGGGCCGCGCCCCGACCATGCTGGTCACCGACATCTCGTTGCGCGAGTCGCCGATCTACCGCGACATCACCCGGCGTTGGCTGGATCACCCCGAGGAGCTGCAAGAGGCATTCGCCAAGGCGTGGTACAAGCTGCTGCACCGCGACATGGGGCCGATCAGCCGCTACCTGGGTCCGTGGGTGGCCGAGCCGCAGCTGTGGCAGGACCCGGTTCCGGCCGTCGACCACGAGCTGGTCGACGACCAGGACGTTGCGGCGCTGAAGAGCAAGGTGCTCGAGTCCGGCTTGTCGGTTCCGCAGCTGGTCAAGACGGCATGGTCGGCCGCGGGTGGCTTCCGCCGTACCGACAAGCGGGGCGGCGCCAACGGGGGCCGGTTGCGCCTCGAGCCGCAGAAGAGTTGGGAGGCCAACGAGCCCGCGGAATTGCAGAAGGTGCTGCCCGTGCTGGAGCGCATCCAGCAGGAGTTCAACGGATCAGCATCCGGCGGCAAGAAGATCTCGCTGGCCGACCTGATCGTGCTGGCCGGGTCCGCGGCGGTGGAGAAGGCGGCCAAGGACGCCGGCTATGAGATCTCGGTGCATTTCGCTCCCGGGCGTACCGACGCCTCGCAGGAGAACACCGACGTGGAGTCGTTCGCGGTGCTGGAACCACGGGCCGACGGGTTCCGCAACTACGTGCGTCCCGGTGAGAAAGCTCCGCTCGAGCACCTGCTGGTCGAGCGGGCATACCTGCTGGGGGTGACCGCTCCGGAGATGACGGTGCTGGTCGGTGGGTTGCGTGCCCTCGGCGCCAACCACGGTGGCAGCACGCACGGTGTATTCACCGACCGGCCGGGCGCGTTGACCAACGACTTCTTCGTCAACCTGCTCGACATGGGTACGGAGTGGAAGGCGTCGGAGGCCGCGGAGAACGTCTACGAGGGTCATGACCGGGCCACGGGCGCTCTGAAGTGGACCGCGACCGCCAATGACCTCGTGTTCGGGTCGAATTCGGTGCTGCGCGCACTGGCCGAGGTTTACGCCCAGGACGACAACGCGGGCAAGTTCGTCGAGGACTTCGTCGCGGCCTGGGTCAAGGTGATGAACAACGACCGGTTCGATCTCGTCTAA
- a CDS encoding Fur family transcriptional regulator — protein sequence MASTAHYTQKLRMADLRVTRPRLAVLEAVDANPHADTETIFSAVRTGLPEVSRQAVYDVLNALTSVGLIRRIQPSGSVARYESRVGDNHHHVVCRSCGVIADIDCAVGDAPCLTPADDGNVLDGFVLDEAEVIYWGLCPDCSTAVPRSQP from the coding sequence GTGGCGTCAACGGCGCACTACACACAAAAGCTGCGAATGGCCGACCTGCGTGTCACCCGGCCCCGGCTTGCCGTACTCGAAGCCGTAGACGCCAACCCACACGCCGACACCGAGACCATCTTCTCGGCGGTTCGGACCGGCCTGCCCGAGGTATCCCGCCAGGCGGTGTACGACGTGCTCAATGCGCTCACCTCGGTAGGTCTGATCCGTCGGATCCAGCCGTCGGGTTCGGTCGCCCGCTACGAGTCCCGGGTGGGCGACAACCACCACCACGTCGTCTGCCGCTCGTGTGGAGTCATCGCCGATATCGACTGTGCGGTCGGGGATGCCCCGTGCCTGACCCCCGCGGACGACGGCAACGTTCTTGATGGCTTCGTTCTCGACGAGGCCGAAGTCATCTACTGGGGTCTGTGCCCCGACTGCTCGACCGCAGTACCTCGATCACAGCCGTGA
- a CDS encoding SRPBCC family protein: MSDNAERFAVSRTIAATPAEIFAVLAEPARHRGTQPGDWVRDAIDTAPITGSGQVFAMNMYLTQAGGDYVTYNLVNVFDRDRAIGWMPGQLDSAGNHVAGGWWWRYDLVPNGEHTDVTLTYDWSATPQSFRDQVGGMPPFAEDYLAASLESLEGLVSS, translated from the coding sequence ATGAGCGACAACGCCGAGCGATTTGCCGTCAGCCGTACCATCGCCGCGACGCCGGCCGAGATTTTCGCCGTGCTGGCCGAGCCGGCACGCCATCGGGGCACCCAGCCCGGCGACTGGGTCCGCGACGCGATAGACACCGCACCGATCACCGGCAGCGGTCAAGTGTTCGCGATGAATATGTACCTGACTCAAGCCGGGGGCGATTACGTCACCTACAACCTGGTCAATGTCTTCGACCGGGACCGGGCCATCGGCTGGATGCCGGGCCAGCTCGACTCCGCCGGAAACCACGTTGCCGGCGGTTGGTGGTGGCGCTACGACCTCGTGCCCAACGGCGAGCACACCGACGTGACCCTGACCTACGACTGGAGTGCCACCCCACAGAGTTTCCGCGACCAGGTCGGCGGGATGCCTCCCTTCGCGGAGGACTACCTGGCCGCGTCACTGGAGAGCTTGGAGGGCCTGGTCTCCAGTTGA
- the mmaA2 gene encoding cyclopropane mycolic acid synthase MmaA2, whose product MAQKLRPHFDKVQAHYDLSDEFFRLFLDPTQTYSCAYFERDDMTLEQAQIAKIDLALGKLGLQPGMTLLDVGCGWGATMRRAIEKYDVNVIGLTLSKNQAAHVQKSFDELDTPRTRTVLLKGWEQFDEPVDRIVSIGAFEHFGHDRYDDFFAMAHRVLPADGVMLLHTITGLTREQLSEQGLPISIDIIRFVKFIVTEIFPGGRLPSIDMVAERSAKSGFTLTRRQSLQQHYARTLDLWAAALQAHQDEAIAIQSEEVYERYMTYLTGCAKAFRTGYIDVNQFTLQK is encoded by the coding sequence ATGGCTCAGAAGCTGAGACCGCATTTCGACAAGGTACAGGCGCACTACGACTTGTCCGACGAGTTCTTCCGGCTGTTCCTGGACCCGACCCAGACCTACAGCTGCGCCTACTTCGAGCGCGACGACATGACCCTGGAACAGGCCCAGATCGCCAAGATCGACCTGGCGCTGGGCAAGCTGGGCCTGCAACCCGGGATGACGCTGCTCGACGTCGGCTGCGGCTGGGGCGCCACCATGCGCCGGGCCATCGAAAAGTACGACGTCAACGTCATCGGCCTGACCCTGTCGAAGAACCAGGCCGCCCACGTCCAGAAGAGCTTCGACGAACTCGACACCCCGCGCACTAGGACGGTGCTACTGAAGGGCTGGGAACAGTTCGACGAGCCCGTCGACCGGATCGTGTCCATCGGCGCCTTCGAGCACTTCGGCCACGACCGCTACGACGACTTCTTCGCCATGGCACACCGGGTTCTGCCCGCCGACGGCGTGATGCTGCTGCACACCATCACCGGCTTGACCCGAGAGCAGCTCAGCGAGCAGGGTCTGCCCATCTCGATCGACATCATCCGCTTCGTCAAGTTCATTGTCACCGAGATCTTCCCGGGCGGCCGGTTGCCCTCGATCGACATGGTGGCGGAGCGCTCGGCAAAGTCGGGCTTCACCCTGACCCGACGCCAGTCACTGCAACAGCACTACGCGCGGACCCTGGACCTGTGGGCCGCGGCGCTACAGGCGCACCAGGACGAGGCCATCGCGATCCAGTCCGAAGAGGTCTACGAGCGCTACATGACGTACCTGACCGGCTGCGCCAAGGCGTTTCGCACCGGCTACATCGACGTCAACCAGTTCACCTTGCAGAAATAG
- a CDS encoding PecA family PE domain-processing aspartic protease, whose amino-acid sequence MSLLVVAPEIVASAAADLESLNSALNAANAAAAGPTTVLAAAGIDEVSAAVATLFAGFGQEYQALSTQANTFYQQFVAALNSSAGSYQAGEAQAVSLLQTAQLDLLGAVNAPTLALLGRPLIGDGATGTGSSPNGAAGGLLLGNGGNGYSQTASGVPGGAGGPAGLIGNGGAGGTGGTGAPGGAGGNGGWLWGYGGPGGAGGGSLGIGGTGGVGGPAGLFGWGGGGGAGGLGNGGMLGTGGAGGRGGLLWGNAGISGPGLDGRTVPLTMHAVTEPVVFMSVNGGPNVPILVDTGSAGLVVTPNEVGGIFGLFRMGLPTSFGLSGYSGGLTYLYATYHAPVDFGNGIATPPTNVNVVLLSFPQTFSGYFAPAGVNGVLGIGPNATGPGPSIPNQALPGDLNQGVLINIPEGTMRFGPDPLGAGVSVTGSPIATLGLKINAGSLQHVPMIVDSGGVLGTMPASVLGTGQVSGDVPNGTRIEVYTNDGSTRLYEYIVNGNGPRVISSGLMNTGYVPFDKKPVYISYSPSGVGTTVFH is encoded by the coding sequence GTGTCACTTCTGGTGGTGGCTCCCGAGATCGTGGCGTCGGCGGCAGCGGATCTGGAGAGCCTCAACTCGGCGCTGAATGCGGCGAACGCGGCGGCTGCCGGACCGACAACTGTGCTTGCGGCCGCCGGCATTGACGAGGTGTCGGCGGCGGTGGCCACCCTGTTCGCCGGGTTCGGTCAGGAATACCAGGCGCTCAGCACCCAGGCCAACACCTTTTACCAGCAGTTCGTGGCGGCGCTGAACTCGTCGGCCGGGTCGTATCAGGCCGGAGAAGCCCAGGCCGTGTCGCTGCTGCAGACGGCACAACTCGATCTGCTGGGCGCGGTGAATGCACCCACCCTGGCGCTGTTGGGTCGCCCGCTGATCGGGGATGGCGCAACCGGGACGGGGTCGAGTCCGAACGGCGCGGCCGGCGGGCTGTTGCTCGGCAACGGCGGCAACGGTTATTCGCAAACCGCGTCGGGAGTACCCGGCGGCGCCGGTGGCCCGGCCGGGCTGATCGGCAATGGCGGTGCCGGGGGTACCGGCGGAACCGGCGCACCCGGTGGGGCCGGCGGTAACGGTGGCTGGCTGTGGGGCTACGGCGGGCCCGGCGGAGCCGGCGGCGGGTCGCTTGGCATTGGCGGGACCGGTGGCGTCGGCGGGCCTGCGGGCCTGTTCGGTTGGGGCGGCGGCGGTGGCGCCGGCGGTCTCGGCAACGGCGGAATGCTCGGCACCGGCGGCGCCGGTGGGCGCGGCGGCTTGTTGTGGGGCAACGCCGGGATCAGCGGGCCGGGCCTGGACGGCCGAACCGTGCCGCTGACCATGCACGCGGTCACCGAGCCGGTGGTATTCATGTCCGTCAACGGCGGACCGAACGTGCCCATACTGGTTGACACCGGATCCGCCGGCCTTGTCGTCACGCCCAACGAAGTAGGGGGAATATTCGGCCTGTTCCGCATGGGCTTGCCGACCAGTTTCGGACTCAGCGGTTACAGCGGCGGGCTGACCTACCTCTATGCCACCTACCATGCGCCGGTCGATTTCGGGAACGGCATCGCCACCCCGCCGACCAACGTCAACGTCGTCCTGCTGTCATTCCCCCAAACATTCTCCGGGTATTTCGCGCCCGCAGGTGTCAACGGCGTGTTGGGCATCGGACCCAATGCGACCGGCCCCGGTCCCAGCATTCCGAACCAGGCGCTGCCGGGCGACCTCAATCAGGGTGTGCTCATCAACATCCCCGAGGGCACCATGCGGTTCGGCCCCGATCCGCTGGGCGCAGGAGTCTCGGTGACCGGGTCACCGATCGCCACGCTGGGTCTCAAGATCAACGCCGGGTCCCTGCAACACGTTCCGATGATCGTCGATTCCGGCGGGGTGCTGGGCACCATGCCGGCGTCCGTACTCGGCACCGGCCAGGTGTCCGGGGACGTGCCGAACGGAACTCGCATTGAGGTCTACACCAACGACGGTTCGACGCGTCTGTACGAGTACATCGTGAACGGGAACGGCCCCCGGGTCATTTCCAGTGGCCTGATGAACACCGGGTATGTGCCCTTCGACAAGAAACCGGTGTACATCTCGTACAGCCCGTCCGGCGTGGGGACGACGGTCTTTCACTAA